ggacagatggaaaaaaacagagtatagttgtcttacttgcttgtatggtgtttttacgttgcatggaaccagtaaccGGTTATtcacaacgggaccaacggctttacgtgacttccgaaccacgtcgagagtgaacttctatcaccagaaatacacatctctcacacctcaatggaatgcccgagaatcgaactcgcggccaccaaggtgggacaccaacaccatactgactatgccactgaggcgctatattaGTAGACTAAATTTTAACTAATACATTTTTACAAAGCTATATTTTTCAGATTCCATAAATTTGTTCAACACAAAGTTTGATTATTTCTACTTGAACTGGAAATTATGAATTTGCTTTCTTAAAAGCTGTCTCACAAACTTTAATTCTGCAATGTTTAATTCAACACCCGTGCATTACCGTGGAGAGGTGCCAAGATGTAGAAAAAGCAATGTACTACAACCACAAAGATCCCCTGCAGCCTGCACTCTTCTTTGTCTGACCAAACTGTTTTTCCTTGCAACACTaggcaggctgctgctgctgctgcagacaATGTTGTATTTTAGTATAGGTTTAATACTACTCAATTAATTTGCGAGTTTTAAATTGGCTACAAGTACGAATTTCTTGCCTAGAACTGTAGAGgaatctttgtttgtttatttgtatggtgtttttacgttgcatggaaccagtggttatgcagcaacgggaccaatggctttacgtgacttccgaaccacgtcgagagtgaacttctatcaccagaaatacacgtctctcactcctcaatggaatggccgagaatcgaactcgcgaccaccgaggtggaacgccaacaccacaccaaccacgccactgaggcgctttctaaTCCCTTTTAttcatgtgtatttatttaccactttttcctataacttgtctctctctccaAGCTGATTTCCCTTTGTAGCCCCCTTGAGTTTATACTCGGCTGACTGTCCACATGGGTTTTCAGCTGAAAATctaaagacagaaagacagaaaagaaaaaccaagTCTGTAAATGATAGtaaaaaggacagaaaaactcaactaatagaaaaaaagaacacTTTATTTCTCCATTAACATCTTCAGCTTTGTTATAAAGGGTATAAAGCTGATGCCCTAACATACACAAATGGGTatgcttaataaaaaaataaaaaagtgaacttGGAACACTGCACTGTGATGTAAATCACATCTatacctaaaaaataaaacataactaCATATATCAATATTGAGTACTTAAGGAATTTACTAATTACTTGTGGCCTTAAATTTATGAAGAGAAATTTTTTTCCCAGTACAAGACAGTAATCTAACAAGGAAAGAAGTCTCCAGTGAAAGACAGTAAGTGACTTCCTTGCTGGATTGTAAAGCACATTGTAGTTGTATTAAGTACAAATTTTCATGTTGAAATTCCTTTAACTCCAATAATATGAATGAGCTTTCACTCTACAATTgccttttaagaattttttttacattattacacTGACAACATATGGTTAGAATTTTCACTCAACAATGACCTTTGCGAACTCTGATGataattctttttactgtattataaatatattcacactACATTTTAACCTATTCAACTAATATTCAAGATCTGCTGTTGTGGTCCTGCCAGCATGTTCaagttgaaatagaaaagttgcacAATGACTAATACTATAAATCAATTACATTACCATTTCTCTAGGCACTTCAACCTCAACAATGTTCCTACCAGTCCTACCCATGCATAAAATCTTTTCCCTGTTCACAACAttttatattgtacataaatAATGTTCTATATTACACTCATGCAATAAAAACTAATCAGTTCACCTATTTGTAATTGGCCTTTTTCAatcaaaactgttaaaaaaatgttcaaatcaaCACATCCACAGACAAACACTTCGTAAACTACAGCTTGGACTTTGAATTTATCATCTGCTAGCTGCATACCAGTGGCTGTAACATAGTAAACTCTATCATTAAAAATCTCAAATGACTGTAGGTTTAAATACACTGCAGGTAAAACTGATCTATAAAAGACATAAATCTCTTCATACCTGTCAACTTTGCATCTGTGGTTATTTGAACTGAACATGAGCTATTAAAATTTAGGCCAGTATACTTTTCACTGACTTACAAAATGCGAACTTACATAAGCAACTCCTAAATCTTTGGAGGTGTAAGCAGTATTAACTCCACAAAAAAATTACAGGGCACTTCCTCAGCATGAAATTGATTTTTGTCTTTAAACTGATGAAATTGATTTTTGTCTTTAAACTGAAGTGGAAAAGAAATGGCAATAACTTCCAATCTCCATTGTGTATTTCAGTCCACAGGCCAAGATCTAGTATCAGCTGCAGACATGGCAGCTTCTTACAAATATTCATACCTTGATTACATGTGCATAACACTCTAGAAATGTACAAAACTAAATAGCATTAACAAAAGATTTGATCCAAACATCAAAATACTACACATAATTCTTAAATTGTAACCTTTTTCAATTATCATAcccaactccttttttttttattaggtgacTCACAGTTAATGAAAGGAACCAAGAGTGCTTTCGTTTTAACATTCATGTCCATTTTGTTCAACCTTAAAAAACTACATTAACTTAGGAATAGTAATACACCAAAACATTACTGTATTATGCAACATACACATATGCCCTTGATTTGTGAGAACTTCTAAATACTCCTTTGTGTTGTTATAAATGCATCTCTTCAATTcttcattaaatgaaaaaaatgttgtaCTCCTTCACTTGAGGTAAACCACACTcatgttaaaaagaaataaaaactaagtaaaagtgaaaaataaacatttcaactCCAGTTCTCCTACAGACATCCATGTGTGCATAATTGAACGGACTTACTAAAAATAACAAATGCATTAACCATAAATAAAGTGAAATATTGAGGGCTGTAACGTGTTCTAGATATTTAACAACACTCACAAACACCACTTGCTAAAATTACCACATAGGTCACAGGATCCTCCTTGTGCTGTTAAAAACCATTTAAGACAACTGCAGACAAACCCAATCCAATACTATTTCATTTATAAACTACTGATTAACAGCAAAGTAGTAAAGTGAACTGCTGAGCATTTAAGCAATAAAGGAAAATGTTTCCTTAATAAACCTAGAAGAAAATTCAGCCACAAAAGTTAAAACTATGTATTGACATTGCTTTCAAATGTACAACTCAACATTATCTGCTACcagatgatcatgatgatgaaaAGCTAGAatgcacaaaaataaattatctaaTAACTTGGTAAAAGAAAAGGACGGAAACCTATtgcaagaatgattatttttggCACTGCGGATGGTGTACTAGTACCATTAATCTATGGCACTGACAAACAGACACTTCTACAGTTTTCACTATCAACACCTTAACAAAATAattcattaagaaaatgaaaacagaatgatACTAACTATTAAAAACAACAtatttaaaaacaacaataaagtaaattaaagagAGCatatctggaaaaataaaaaatttcctgcAGTACTAATTAGCTATACTATTCAAGTAAACATAATGCACCACCACATGGGTAAAACTAACTTTCAAAACTTACCCTAAGAAATGAAAACTGCAATACATAACAACCAAATGAAATTGTATTTTGCCAATGTCCTCTAACACTGTCAAACAAGTTTGTTTATTAAATGTGGAAGACCATAGTCAATGGATGACTGCAGAATATTTCTGATATGTACTGCTTAGCAGATCATTAACTTTGGGgtgaaaatgaaaagtatttcTCTCAGAGTATGGATAAAAATTATCACAATCTTAATACAAGATCCCCATATCTATAAAAATCAGTATCCCAGCTGCATTTTCTATGAATTACTCCATCTTAAATTGGGGAAAATTCTACAACGACAGAAGCATTAAAACCTTCACGCTTGCAAAACAATTTTAACAGCTCTCCAAACATTAAACTTGAACTACCACTCTAAAATCTTTGAATCCTTTCAAGATGCAATATACTGTACAATAATTGCATTTTACAAGAAACTCGGctaccaataaaaaataaaaaaaaaagactagtgCAGGGAGCACATCACATGAcaaaatatatactgtacatcCAATATAGGTGTAATGAGCAATACAGTATATTGTTATCACAATTACAAATACTCTGTGGTTTCACTTTAGCAAACAtcatatatgagaatatacacacacaaatattcacAGCCGAATGTCACATTAGTTCCTCATTGCCTTAAGCAACAACCATTGTTCCACTCTCCGGAGTTACAGATATCGGGGTGATGTTTCcttcatgatgatgatgagatggcTGTCCAGAATCTGTGTCCGGTTCTGAATACAATATTGTGGTAGCTGAAGATGCTGGAGCAACACTGTGCCGAGGTGAAGGCTCACCTCCTTCACTAACTGCTCCCCCTGGGGATGGTAATGACACTTTACGAGGAACAAAAGCTCCCTGCTCACGGACACTCACTGATGATGACAGAGAGCCTGAGCGAGCCGCCCGACCTGCACCTCCTTGGGGAGCTACTCCATCAATGTGGGATGCAACATGGTTATGAGGAATATCTGGTAATGGCTGAGGTTGAGCTTGCCCAACTTTATGACGTGTAGGGTTGTGGACGGTGCGATTATGAGATCCACCTCGTCCAGCCAATCTTGTTGCTGTTAGTGGTTCAAGTTCGTGTGTATCTGATGATGGATGAGTCTGAGGAGGTGGACAAGATGTGCTTGAGGTTGAGAGAGTAGATTCGCTCATAAAAGCTTGGTGGTACACAGTTTTGTCAACATGGGGCTGAGAACCTTGAGAACAACACTGACTACATGTCAACTGAGGATAAGACAGTTGTCCACAGCCAGATTCTGGACCAAATACACGTAAAAGAGGGAGGTAGAAGAAGGTACTATAGACATAAGAAGCAGCTGTAATTACTGTAAGAAAAGTGCCTATGTGCACATATGCTAACACTCTTGCTGGTAACATAGCAATACCTGCAGCCAATGAGGTGGCTGCAGCCATGAAAACTGGACTACCAAGGCGACCAACTGCCCAAGACACAGCAGCATCACGCTCAGCCTCTGGGGATAACCGATAAGCAACGCCATAGTGAAGAGTGAGGTCTACGGCTAAACCAATGGCCACACTTACTGTAACACTCTCCAGAATATTCAAATGCCACCCAAGTAATACCAGTGCCGCTAAAGTTACCAATATGATAGCACCTACACTTATTACAGCTAACACACTCACAACAATGTTAAGGGTTGTTACCACCAATACTGCCAGACTCACACCCACAGCCACAGCAACTGCTACTCCTGTTCCTATTGACAGTGATCTCTGAACATCAAAGAAGGTCAGGTATGAAATGAACCAACCTCCTTTCATTCCGTCGGGAGCATCTTTCAGTTGCTCTCTCACCCAAGTGTCCACCTAAAAGAATGAAGAAGTAATAGGTTAGATTTTAAAATGCCTTAGGAATGACCGAAAATAATATATGAAGAATAGCCACCAATAAAATGTTAagctttttgaaaaaaatgtgctTAATTACTGCCTTCTCAAATGTAATGGTGGCTTGTAAAGGTTGATTAAATAAAGAAGATTACATGCATTTATGCATAGCAATTactataataatgaaatgaaaatgaaaattcatgtGCCAATTATCCACAGGTTACAATAAGGCTTTTCTTCTCCAATTAGAAGGACAGTTTGAAACTATAAAGAAATATCCATGCATATAATATTAAGACATGATCttaaaaggaaatggaatttgCAATAACAAATTCTAAAATTCAAAGGTGACAACTCATTTAGCTCTTCAGTATTCACTGTCTATGAACTTTTGTGTTATTCCCAAGAAACCAAATtacgtaatgaaataaaaaaaattatgattctgATAGTAAATATAACCCTACAACAAACATATGAGATTTTCTTATGTCATTTAGAGTGAAGCATACTTAAGACACAGCCCAACAAATTTTTGTCTCATGGGGATTGAAGGAAGGATCTGGATTACTTTATTTAAACAGAAACACAATTATGTATGTTAACTATCactgtatatactataaatatagtaataaatacCTGAAGTAATACTCAATAAGCATAGCAACAAATACAAGAATTAAATTGTTACTAAATCATGGGTAAGAAATTCCAAATTACTGACcacatttttaatactttttgcagAGCAAATAGAATAGTTGATAATTAAAAAATTTCACATGGGGATTTGTATCTACTTACCCAGATATGTAAATATTACTCTATAGTAACTGATCAAAGCCCTTTACAAATTCATGAATTTATAAGATAGCTAACTGACCCTTATAAATCCTCATCATTATTAATGTTTTCTTGTTAAGGGTTTTCCTttggaaggttaaaaagtctcaTGAGTTCTCTCCTTCTGTCTTGTGAACTTTCTACCTGAATTCTTCTGTAATCTAAACTTTTTCTATGCCCTATCTCCATGATGTTATGGATCTTTACCACAGCTATTGTCCTGTCATTTTCAAGATTGGCATTTTTCTAACATATTACCAATACTCCTCATCATATCCTCAAACTCTCCTGATCTCTGAGTCACATTCCCAAACCACCTCAATCTTTGAAATCCTGGTAGCCTCTGAACAACATATCTCTCTGTTATGTCCTCATTTTTAGACAGAATCTTTTCAAatctaatttcaaaatattcattctCTTGTATACTATTTAGAGAAGTGGGAGTCTCATACAGACATCACAAGTGTTTGGGCTTTAATAATGGGTTACTCCTATTAATCAGTAGTCCAGTGATCTCTTTCCCCTCTAAGTTGTTTCTAATCCCTACTGCATTTCTAATTCCAGCCTCACAATTTAGCGAGTTTCCAGTCAACAGACAGTCAGTTTCCAGTGTGACGATGATAATATTTATGGTAAAAAATACCACAGCTAATACAAATGTGAATACAAATTCAGTATGTGCATATTTCTTTAAGCTTTCCTTGAAAACCAAGCAGCAATGGTAAAAAAGTAATGTGATAATCTACAATATCACTGTATACATGATAATGTTGTTAACACCCATAACAAATAAGAGGCATTTAAACAGATGCAGCAAAATTATTCTACCAAGCAAACAGGTATTCTGACTTATTTAACCAGAACAAAACTTTAAAACTTCAAGttgattttttcttaaatccATCACGGAGAAAGACTATTGTTTGCTGAATACATCAAAAGCCGAactctatgaaaaaaaattacttttcttaAAGTCTACAGTAAAAAGAATTTTAGAACTCACCTCAGTAAAAAACTGGTGCATATCATCATATGACAAAGACCACAGTATATTACTGTCATATTCGACAACTACAGCTGCAACCTTCCCCGTTCTTCTACTGAATTTGGGTCCAGCAACACCTGGAATGAAGTACTCCCTTGGTGTCTGATACAGCGCCTTTATGCCCTTGTGGATACATTTCTCAAAGACTTCCTCACTGTAGGGAAAAATAGACTCTTCACAGCATGGAGCTCGGTTAACACCTTTTATAGGATCAATGCATTTCCTGTCCATGTAGGTCTTGAAAGTTTCAATGAAGCAATTTGGAAGCAGTGGACCAAGAGTTGACATGTAAAAGGTCTGATTTCGAAGACCCCGACAAAAGTTCAAAAGCCATTCCTGAGATTCTGGGTGTGCGACATCAAAGCTGTCATCAAATACTATGGTTCCCTTTGAAGATGGATCTAGGTAGTCACCGTTATCGACTGGCTTTATTCCCCACACAATTCGCACAGGTAGGTGGTTCACAATATCACTTCTAAGGTTACGTTCAAACCAGAACTTGTATTTGTACTCCAAGTCATACTGTTCAAAGAAGTGGTCTCTAGAAAACAACTGAAAATCCTGTGAATCTGGAAGTTTTAATCCTGGGTAATAAAATACTACGAGAGAACTACAAATTGCAAGGGCACCAAACAGCAAAATCCAAAAGTAACGGGGTTTTACAATGATCAGTGGTAGAATTTTCTCAAAAAAGTCTCTTCCTGCTTCAGCACAAAAGTAGCAGAGTCGCAGAGGAAGTGCACAGACGAGTGAGCATCTTGGTGGAAGTTGAGGAGCATAAACAGGTGCTGGTGGAACACACAGACAGCAAGTCGATGCTCCCCATCGTTCTGCGACAACTACACAAGCAGGAACCCATGTCAACATCAGCATCAGGTTGGCTAAAACAACAGTCCCTGCAAAAATACTGGAAAGGGAAAATTCTGATGTTAGTTTTCTGacaaaactacaataaaaatatttcagtgctgcattttccttataaaaagttttagtcattcaaaaataaaagataaaagagttttaatttcattataaaataatagattaaaaatcataaaattgttTGATTGCATAAACAATTTGATCAATGTCTACTTTAAGAATATGTAATCATTGTCATGTATACAGTTACGTTTGAAAGATTAACAGTTAGCTTAACCAGACTAACAAATCATTACCTCTTGCATGGCTGGCCTCAAATAATTaccatttagaaataaaaaacttgaataaacaacaacaaaattaatccCAAAATATTCAACCAAATGAAAAGTTCAGGATAGAATCTGAAGGAGGTATACATCTTCTATGTTTCACAAAAACATCATATAATTGCACCCATGGACTTTGCAAAGTGATACAACAACTCTTCAAAAAGAGGAATAATaggacaaaaaaaatttctttatccTGCTGTACTTGGACAAATATTTTACAATTGTTTATTTCCATTGTTATTAAATAAGAATAATGCATAAAATGAATACACTAGACTTCAAAAATTTCCTTGGGAGGTAAGGTTTAAATATAAACTGAACACAAAAGGTCTGGATATTTCAACCACATTTCAAATGTATAAATCCTTTTCATTCGAGAATTATAGTATAAACGTAAAGAATTA
This portion of the Macrobrachium nipponense isolate FS-2020 chromosome 10, ASM1510439v2, whole genome shotgun sequence genome encodes:
- the LOC135223509 gene encoding protein dispatched homolog 1-like isoform X3 translates to MPEYGHMVIKSKVPKDSLLTLKHLKEICQLDDILRSPAEFLPICETSTPGHCCPSWSLPNYVAFLTNKSSCHHLTEKDVQDVQHLLRKCARQLNLEVEGGCNGRIGCQKVPEACLQHRAVYTVLHYLVDAAFLNPKVADPDNPQPYKLTEPHHKHQRQQLQQRLTLTAVFVPVARSSAALPYYEALRELDLSVGNVTVVAMDLGLKYALFDKLLLADSFLLGVGGGVVVLLMWCYTGSLFITVVTITTVICAMIIAYFMYIFIYEITFFPYMNVLTTVIAIGIGADDTFVYCRVWTLAKQDKNAGTMAKLVGDSLHHAAASIIVTSLTTAAAFFASCVSHITAIRCFSIFAGTVVLANLMLMLTWVPACVVVAERWGASTCCLCVPPAPVYAPQLPPRCSLVCALPLRLCYFCAEAGRDFFEKILPLIIVKPRYFWILLFGALAICSSLVVFYYPGLKLPDSQDFQLFSRDHFFEQYDLEYKYKFWFERNLRSDIVNHLPVRIVWGIKPVDNGDYLDPSSKGTIVFDDSFDVAHPESQEWLLNFCRGLRNQTFYMSTLGPLLPNCFIETFKTYMDRKCIDPIKGVNRAPCCEESIFPYSEEVFEKCIHKGIKALYQTPREYFIPGVAGPKFSRRTGKVAAVVVEYDSNILWSLSYDDMHQFFTEVDTWVREQLKDAPDGMKGGWFISYLTFFDVQRSLSIGTGVAVAVAVGVSLAVLVVTTLNIVVSVLAVISVGAIILVTLAALVLLGWHLNILESVTVSVAIGLAVDLTLHYGVAYRLSPEAERDAAVSWAVGRLGSPVFMAAATSLAAGIAMLPARVLAYVHIGTFLTVITAASYVYSTFFYLPLLRVFGPESGCGQLSYPQLTCSQCCSQGSQPHVDKTVYHQAFMSESTLSTSSTSCPPPQTHPSSDTHELEPLTATRLAGRGGSHNRTVHNPTRHKVGQAQPQPLPDIPHNHVASHIDGVAPQGGAGRAARSGSLSSSVSVREQGAFVPRKVSLPSPGGAVSEGGEPSPRHSVAPASSATTILYSEPDTDSGQPSHHHHEGNITPISVTPESGTMVVA
- the LOC135223509 gene encoding protein dispatched-like isoform X1; this encodes MIWYARLLCHHPYAVLSSVVVVVATCLVLSLTARPLPAFTDPALGFESRGTVISQRFTAWENLLEATRNNGPLSVNPASDPSFKTRFSYNQNNGNDDDDEDEDPPVHRHKVCIEMTPEGAVEVFDNCTSGQTANNTNDQDDFETPIFTLREIIVDSSRRHDGGRSNGDDDEEWIDSHSGHYHEIELHNHDHHEHIGEDGFFCGPVVPEYGHMVIKSKVPKDSLLTLKHLKEICQLDDILRSPAEFLPICETSTPGHCCPSWSLPNYVAFLTNKSSCHHLTEKDVQDVQHLLRKCARQLNLEVEGGCNGRIGCQKVPEACLQHRAVYTVLHYLVDAAFLNPKVADPDNPQPYKLTEPHHKHQRQQLQQRLTLTAVFVPVARSSAALPYYEALRELDLSVGNVTVVAMDLGLKYALFDKLLLADSFLLGVGGGVVVLLMWCYTGSLFITVVTITTVICAMIIAYFMYIFIYEITFFPYMNVLTTVIAIGIGADDTFVYCRVWTLAKQDKNAGTMAKLVGDSLHHAAASIIVTSLTTAAAFFASCVSHITAIRCFSIFAGTVVLANLMLMLTWVPACVVVAERWGASTCCLCVPPAPVYAPQLPPRCSLVCALPLRLCYFCAEAGRDFFEKILPLIIVKPRYFWILLFGALAICSSLVVFYYPGLKLPDSQDFQLFSRDHFFEQYDLEYKYKFWFERNLRSDIVNHLPVRIVWGIKPVDNGDYLDPSSKGTIVFDDSFDVAHPESQEWLLNFCRGLRNQTFYMSTLGPLLPNCFIETFKTYMDRKCIDPIKGVNRAPCCEESIFPYSEEVFEKCIHKGIKALYQTPREYFIPGVAGPKFSRRTGKVAAVVVEYDSNILWSLSYDDMHQFFTEVDTWVREQLKDAPDGMKGGWFISYLTFFDVQRSLSIGTGVAVAVAVGVSLAVLVVTTLNIVVSVLAVISVGAIILVTLAALVLLGWHLNILESVTVSVAIGLAVDLTLHYGVAYRLSPEAERDAAVSWAVGRLGSPVFMAAATSLAAGIAMLPARVLAYVHIGTFLTVITAASYVYSTFFYLPLLRVFGPESGCGQLSYPQLTCSQCCSQGSQPHVDKTVYHQAFMSESTLSTSSTSCPPPQTHPSSDTHELEPLTATRLAGRGGSHNRTVHNPTRHKVGQAQPQPLPDIPHNHVASHIDGVAPQGGAGRAARSGSLSSSVSVREQGAFVPRKVSLPSPGGAVSEGGEPSPRHSVAPASSATTILYSEPDTDSGQPSHHHHEGNITPISVTPESGTMVVA
- the LOC135223509 gene encoding protein dispatched homolog 1-like isoform X2; amino-acid sequence: MIWYARLLCHHPYAVLSSVVVVVATCLVLSLTARPLPAFTDPALGFESRGTVISQRFTAWENLLEATRNNGPLSVNPASDPSFKTRFSYNQNNGNDDDDEDEDPPVHRHKVCIEMTPEGAVEVFDNCTSGQTANNTNDQDDFETPIFTLREIIVDSSRRHDGGRSNGDDDEEWIDSHSGHYHEIELHNHDHHEHIGEDGFFCGPVVPEYGHMVIKSKVPKDSLLTLKHLKEICQLDDILRSPAEFLPICETSTPGHCCPSWSLPNYVAFLTNKSSCHHLTEKDVQDVQHLLRKCARQLNLEVEGGCNGRIGCQKVPEACLQHRAVYTVLHYLVDAAFLNPKVADPDNPQPYKLTEPHHKHQRQQLQQRLTLTAVFVPVARSSAALPYYEALRELDLSVGNVTVVAMDLGIGADDTFVYCRVWTLAKQDKNAGTMAKLVGDSLHHAAASIIVTSLTTAAAFFASCVSHITAIRCFSIFAGTVVLANLMLMLTWVPACVVVAERWGASTCCLCVPPAPVYAPQLPPRCSLVCALPLRLCYFCAEAGRDFFEKILPLIIVKPRYFWILLFGALAICSSLVVFYYPGLKLPDSQDFQLFSRDHFFEQYDLEYKYKFWFERNLRSDIVNHLPVRIVWGIKPVDNGDYLDPSSKGTIVFDDSFDVAHPESQEWLLNFCRGLRNQTFYMSTLGPLLPNCFIETFKTYMDRKCIDPIKGVNRAPCCEESIFPYSEEVFEKCIHKGIKALYQTPREYFIPGVAGPKFSRRTGKVAAVVVEYDSNILWSLSYDDMHQFFTEVDTWVREQLKDAPDGMKGGWFISYLTFFDVQRSLSIGTGVAVAVAVGVSLAVLVVTTLNIVVSVLAVISVGAIILVTLAALVLLGWHLNILESVTVSVAIGLAVDLTLHYGVAYRLSPEAERDAAVSWAVGRLGSPVFMAAATSLAAGIAMLPARVLAYVHIGTFLTVITAASYVYSTFFYLPLLRVFGPESGCGQLSYPQLTCSQCCSQGSQPHVDKTVYHQAFMSESTLSTSSTSCPPPQTHPSSDTHELEPLTATRLAGRGGSHNRTVHNPTRHKVGQAQPQPLPDIPHNHVASHIDGVAPQGGAGRAARSGSLSSSVSVREQGAFVPRKVSLPSPGGAVSEGGEPSPRHSVAPASSATTILYSEPDTDSGQPSHHHHEGNITPISVTPESGTMVVA